The Panicum hallii strain FIL2 chromosome 5, PHallii_v3.1, whole genome shotgun sequence genome contains the following window.
taaattgaCCCTGAACAATGAAACACGTTTAGCATATATAATAAGGTCCATTCAAGTAACACCATTCATAAAGAATATATTTGCAAGTCCAAGTGAAACAACGCATGACTAGGTTGAAGCTGTTATtatatttattaatttattttgCAAGGGAAGGCATGGCATAGCATTTAAAGTTAACCTGCTATAAATTTCAGTAATCAATACTATACTATAAACTTGTTCCTTAACAGAAGCACCATCCTGCAATTACTGTTAAAAGGATGCGCAGTATGACTAATACATCTTGTACACTGATATTTCACTAGTGAAAGCAAATTACCTGGATCATCCCAGGGTGGTCACGAGGATTATTCCCAGGCCATGGTGTACCGTCTTGCATGATCCAGCCTTCCTCAGGTGTCTTCTGAGCCTTGGCAACCAAAGCATTTATCCTCACCTTGTATTCTTCATAGTCTCTCTGTATTAATACAAAATTGTTTGCATAAACAACAAAAGACATAGCCAGCAATAATAATGAACGATATCCAACTGGGAAACCAAGATCTACCTTCATAGCCCTACGCTCCTTGACAAAAGACGGGTGTATCTTGTCCTTCAAGTAGTCAATCTTCTGCGAGAAATAGAACTCAGGAGCTCGTGGCTCAATGGCATACTTCTTGCAAAATGGAACCCATTTTCTAGCAAATTCAGCAGTCTCGGCAAGTGATTCAAATGTGAGCATAGCAGAACCATCATCAGATACATAGCATGAGATCTTCTCAACAGGATAGTCCACAGCAAGAATAGACAACACGGTGTTTGCAGTGATCAGTGGAGGCTCTTTCAATGGATCCACTGTACTGACAAAGAAATCCACAGGTGCCAATCCAGAATCTTCAGCATCTCCGTATCTGTAACATACACGAGAGGAGGTTTATCAGATTCTGATCATTACTGATGCATACATATATAGTAATCTTATGTGCTATTAGGCTCTACTGAACAAACCTTGCAATCAGCCTATCAACATAAGTCTCTCGATTGATAGGGTACCACTTGGGGAATTGATCCAAGATCCAGGAGAAACCAAACCAGATCTCACATATGACTGATGTCATCCAGAGACCAAAGGCACTGTAAACAGGATTGGTGATACGGTAGTGAAAGAAGAGCCCAAGAACTATCAAACGCATAATGATGACCGCTCTGTAAGGTGTGAGCTTGTTCTTTGATATAGGGATGATCCGGGAGAGTGGCTCGTACGCATCTGTCAAACTGCAAGATTATTTGTTGTTACAAAATGAGTACAGAAATATAAATATAACATTTATGGGAACTTTATCACAAAAACTTCTAACTTGAGATCCACACTTAAAATCAGATAGAAGTACGAAACAAGAAACGATGAGATGGAGACTTTCCTGACACCTTTATGAGAAATTAGATGCAGAGTTTAAAATATTGTAAATATGCGTATCACCTTCAAGAATTAGTTGAATGTTTTGGTTCGCTACTCCAGCATAGATAAGTCCACGCTTTAATATCCTAAGACAGTAACTACGTGAAACAGCAAGTTCATTTTAAATGCAGATGCTGTGGGATCTCATGAGTATAAAACGATCGTTTTACATAACTAAGATAACCTTATAACGTAGCTGACTATATCAGAACAATGATAATCTAAAATCATTCCCAACTTCATGTAATCAAATATGATTTAATATATCCACAATTCGTTCATAATATCACTCCTATTCATAGAAAACGATAGATCATCAAGGAATCATAGAAAGATCTATAAATGGATGCTTGATCCTTACTCATTTTCATCCATGATCTGTTCTTCGACAGGTGGAGGCTGTGCTTTTGCTGCAGCCTTTTTGGCTGAGGCTTTTTTCTCATTCTTCTTCTCCTTCCAACTCTCCACCCTGTTCTTCCAGATGGGTTTCCCAGATTCATCATTCAGTTCTGCGAATTCGTAGTAAGGGTTGAAATTTCAGTTTTCCCACAGCATCAGAAGGAGGAAATGGTACACTGACGATGAAGCAAGTACCGTACCACTACCAATTCCCGACAAGCTGCTCATGGTCCTGCCATGGCTTACTTCATCCTGTGCCAGCAAATTTCAGATAATCCCAGTGTTAAAAGTGCCGGAAATTTCTAGATATGTCAATTGCCGTGCTACCCAGAACAGAACAAGCATAGAGGGGGGAGATTTACCTGGCGATCATTGAGGTGGCTGCCCATGGTGACCCTCTCACGCAGGCCGCCGGCGGCGTGGTGGTCCTCCACCTCGTCCGCTTCAGCGCCTTCGTTGCCATGCGCTGGAGCAGAGAGCATTCACATTAGCATTGCCTCCTCCCAAAACCGGCAAAAGTACGATCGCCGCGACGCGCGACGCACCTGGGTCGGTCGCGGTGGCGTACTCCCCGCCGCAGCGCGCGCACGTGGTGCGTCCCTCGGCGGCGTCCTCGTCGAGGCAGGCCCTGCAGAGCGCGTAGCTGCACgcgcggcacgcggcgcacGCGTCGTCCCCGCacgccgcgcacggcacggccgccgccgactCCATcgtggctcctcctcctcctcacccCGATCGACGCGCGGCCTCGGGGATCGGCGTGCGGCAGCGGCGAGATCGGGTGGGAGAATGGGAGCGAAGCGGCTAAGCGTGCCGGAGGTTGGAGGCGTGGTGATATAGCGGCAGCCCATGCCCGGAGGCGTGCGGTGAGGTGGCGCTGGCAGGCAGGCGGTGGGTGGAGTTGGGGCGTCGGCGTCGCGTCGGCGGGTGGATGGAAAGAATGGAAGCAAAGGGTTGGGTGAGGACTGAGGCGCCATGAGGAaggcagagggagagaggacgGTGGCGGGGTGCGTGCGCGCTGCGGCGTGCAGGAGGTGGTTCTTCCCCGCGGGGTTTTGCGGGGTCTCGAAGCGAAGACGACGGGTGATTTGGCCTCCGTTCCGCCGCGCGGGCGGGGGCGTAGGCGTAACCTGGAAGACGGGCGGATCGGGGGTCGCAGCCTCGCAGGGGCGGGTGGTTGGCGGGTTCCATTGGTGCGGTGGTGGTGGGTCCGCCGGTGCGGAAAGAGGAGGGCTGGAGGAGATCGCGGCCTCGCGCTGGGGCGTCGTTTTTTTTCGACAGACCGTTCCCGAGATCGCGACCGACGGGCCGCGGGACTCGAGGCCGAGACCTTTCCTCTGCTCTTGCCCTTGGAAGGGAGTGGATCGATCATACTTTTTTTTTCACGTATCATCATTGTACTGGGGGAGTTTTGAATTGTGATGCCGTGGAGCTTCCAAGTTTAGGCGTTTGGGAAACTTTTGTTAGTACTGTACGTGTGTCTCTTGCAATGCGTGCTGCAAGCTGGGCACGGCCGCACGGGTCGCGCCTGCAGTTGCACGAGCTGAGCCTCAATCTTGTGGGCTGACAGCAGCCGCGCGCGACTGCGTGCAAAGGCATCGCAGAAGAGGCTGATGGGCGCGCCAGATGGTCCGCTGAGCCTGGCTCAAGTCCTGAATTACGTGCAAATATATATGGAAAATAAAGAGGATCATATTCATAAATCAAGCAACTAAAACTATATTTTAATTATATTATTGGATTTGTTATGATGAAATCTTTAAGACAAAGACTATACTTAAATGTGGTTGGATGATTTTATATCTAAAATATTATTTGTTATGTTAGAATAATTTTACTGTGAGCAATTGTTCCAGTTGTTCAATAAAAATTGTTTTATATATTAAAATTTCtaaaaaaatttatttaaatattAGCAAGTGTGGTCGTGTTTGAAAGCTCTCGTTATAAGAAATCCAATGGTAAAATTGAAATTTGATTTAGGTACCTGACTTGGAAGATACGAATGGTTTTACTTTTAATCGTTGTTTGCACGTAACCCGATGTATAATGTTAGATTGCAACACGCTGGTGGCCAGGTGGTCTATGATGTTGTATGTGGTTGTATGTGGACTAGTAAAATAACTTTAGACTCAATAAAATATTAAAAATCCCTCGGCTAAACTTCTGCGACAGAACGTTTCCCACCAGCGCGTGACCCGAATATTAGCGCTCAATCTGTGGTCTTATTCATGTCTCCACTGGAAAAAAAAATAAGGTGAGAGTGTGGCATGTAACGGGCGTGGGCCAAAAAAGCATGGTGCCCGTTATAATACTTTATCCAGCCCAAAAGGTTGTCTTGGGCTCAAGAAAAGGAGTAAACAAACTAGCAATCAAAGGCGTGGTGAGCCCAAAAGCAAAAGGCAACTTGTTACACAGAAAGCCCGTTCTACATGGAAAAGTTAAATGCAGCAGATGGGTAAACAAAACAATTGGGCCGCATGCGAAACTGGATATATGCCCACGAGGGGAAATGGCCCAAGATGAAGAAGCGCGCGACGGGCCTATGTTCTTTTCTTGGCGATGGGCTTCTCTGATTTTTGTTGGCACCATTTACTGACTGCTGTCGGAGAGAAAGATTTAGAGAAGATATTTGTTTAGGATGATGACTCCTATATGAGAAAGTAGGGGATTAAAATTAGGAGTAGTCGTGGAGTTGCTCTTAGTACCCATCACATAGGTTCCTCTaaaaaaacaaagaaaaacGTAACCCTTGGGATCATGTGAAACAACAAGCAGCATATCGAACCTGCAAAAGGTAAcccgcaaaaaaaaaaggaaaaagtgTAGATTACCCCCTTATACTCTTACAGAGGTGCAGATTACCCCCCATGCTCTTAAACGGTGTACTTTTAACCTTAAACTCTCTGAACAGTGGAGATTAACCCCCACAACCTTAAAGACCGGTTCAGTGCACATAACACACATTGTCCATTAGTAATAAACCTCAAATGTCAACCAAAAAAATTATTCGAATGAGCCTATAGTTTCAGCACCAGGCACAACAAAAAATAGGATCTAATCCTCCGGCTCCGGACAGAGTTGTGGCAGCTTCATCCTTTTTATTACTGGTCTTGCAGGTTGCGTGTTGTGACTGCTGTCGACAAGATGCAGGTTGAGCATCACTATTTTTTTGTTTTTTGGATTATATTTGCAAGGAGTCCTATTATGGCCATTCTCCTTGCATATTCGACATCTCCCTACTGTGCCAAGTCTAGAAATTTTTATTGTGATTGGAAGAGGGAGGCAAGGACCATGCATGGCTGTTTGGCAAAGCAAGAAGCATATTTAATTATATGGTCATCATGGAGATTACGAGGAGGAAAAACCAAGATTAGTCAGGACTGAACCGGTCTTTTGAGGCCAGTAGGGGGTAATCTCCACGGTTTAGAGAGTTTAAGGTTAAATGTACACTGTTTAAGAGCTCAGGGGGATAATCTACACCTCTGTAAAAGTACAAGGGGGTAATCTACactttttccaaaaaaaaaaagtgaaaCAACGAGTTGCTTATCGTACTGCTGAGTTCAGCACTGATGCTGTTGGACTATATTGGGGAAGTAAAGTAGGCTATAATGGGCGACAAACTGGCCCTTTGCTTTGAACCAGTAAAGCAGGAAACCAGCATATTGGGAGGCTGGGAGAAGCCTGGTGCTATTTTTATTCCCCTTTACTCCTTCATTTTCAGCACGCATCACACGTAGACACAGTGAGGCAACTAACCTTCTAATCCGTCCATGCGAATATGAGATGGCTTCGGCCGCTGCCGCTCCGTGCTCAACCACTTGTACGTCCTTGAATCCTGATCATATCCACACTCAGTCACTCGCAGCACGGACGAGACGACCCGATCAACGTCTTGGCCGAACCGAAGAAAGGTTCCCGTTTTTACTATTGTGTTGTTACCGTCACACGAAGTCAATTATAGCAGCAAATATAATTGGGGCTAGAACGAGTCGGATAAGATGACTTTTCTGGCATAACCAATTTTATACTAGCATTAGCATCTAAACGAGCCAGGCAACGTCAACAACCAAAGAAGAAAAACGCCCGGCCCATGCTCGCCAACGTTTCTCCCCCACGAGGTTATACAAAAATAAGCTCCGGGCACGGCCAGCAAGCAACACCTGATCGGCGAGCCCCCTCTTTTCTTTAAGCTCTCCTGATTTGGTTCTGAAAAGAAAAAAGCTATCCTGATAGCCCGCCCCTGGCGATGCCAAAATGCCATTCCTCTCCGGGGGCTCTCCCTGGCGGCCGACGGCACCCGTACGGAACCAAGCGCTTGCGCGCGTGAGAAATTTTCGTTGAAAGCCGTGGCACCTCGGCGTCCGTGTCCAGCCCTGGGTGGGCGCGCGTGATGTGAGGCCGGTTTTGTTGGCGCCTGCAGGCGAAGCTTCCGTGCACGCACGCGCGGCGAGAGATGGGAACGACCGAGCGGGCCGCCGCCACGGCTGTCACCCTCGCCGCCGCTACTGTGCCGTGCGCATCATCAGTTCATCACGCCGGCCCTTCTCCTCCATCAGGCCGCCGCTCTCCAAAAAGTCCAAACTTTATCCCTACCTTTGCAACAACCGGGTGGGTGTCATCCGTCCGGAGCACCACCAACTGAACTGGGGTTTTTCAAGGACTCGAGTCGTAATCCGCGGGTCCGAAAAGGCCCGTCCCCATTCGCGCCGCGACGGAGTAAAATTTCTTCCTCTTCCAGCGGCCGAAGCAAGGACACTGTTACAAGAGGgcgaaagggaaaaaaaaaactacTCCAGCGAAACGTCTTCGACTTACCACCGCACGTCTACGCCTTAGCTTGGGATCGAAGAATACCTccatttttcttcttcttttcttaaTGTCAGCACATCGTTGTCCTAACGCGTCGTAGCTAGCCCAGCAAGATATTTTTCCTTCTCCGTCACCCCGAGATCAAGTCAAGATCAATCCCAAATTAATACGGGACCGCGATGCAGATCGACGAGGCTCCCGTCAGCCCCGATCCGTGACGACCTCCGGACTAAACAATTCTTTTCCTCGCAAACGATTGAGATCTCCGGCGACCGACCGGCCGGCCGATCGATCGATCCATCAGCACGGCCCGGGTCCTCCATCCATCCAGTTCTTCCTCGCCCAAGCCCAGCTCGTCAGTTTCTTTAGTGGCAGCCCCGTCGCGAAACGCGGAGCAGGAACCGGCCCGCACGTCGGCACCGGCACGCACGTATACGCAACAGCCGTTGCGACTAGTTTACTCGCGCCTCCCACGTGACGCCATTAAGCCTCCGCGACCGGGGTTACCGGTTAATTAACACGGCCCCCGAGGCTAATCGAGTCGAGGGGCCTTTGCGTCCGGCGAGAAGAACCGGCCGGTGGGCCCCGCGTGGTGCGCGGAGGAAGAAGATAAGGTGGCCAGCCAGGGAGGCAGGTGCGGCAGCCGGCAGGCCCAGCGGCTGCCTCGGCTGATTAAGAAGAAGGCTTTGATTATGGCAGTGCCTGGCTTTTGATTAGCGCGGGGTTGGTTCTGCGTGCGGTCGCTGTCAGGCGCCGGCTATTTTTTCCCGTTTATGGCGTAGCTTGCCGCACCTGCCGCGGGTGCGCGGATAAGCATCAGCTCATCTGCTCATGCGCTCGTAGCCAGCTAAACAGGCAATTAGCTAGCGTCTCGATACGGAGGACGCCTACGCAAGCATGACGAGCCCGGCCGCTCTGTTTAGGCGCGTTCAGAAAGGGAATATACagttcaaaaaaaaaggaaagggaaTATAGACACACTATTAAGCGTTTGCATGCTAGttgatctttttttttcttgttgCAAAGATATGAACGCTATAATATCTTGATGCAAACTAGCGCTTCAACTAGTTATTTTCTTGGTTTTCATCACGTTCACATCATATATTCGTTATATGTTTGTGACCATTTGTGGTGGGCATGGATTATCCCTAAACCTTACTTAAATCGTTTAAGTCTACTGGATCTTTAAGTTGAAACTGTGACTCCTGAAGTATATATGCGAGTTTAAAGTTGGAGGCTCTATAATTTCCAATATAAAACATTTGTGTCAGACAAATATAAATTCGAGCTGAGCACAGATGATATTAGCCATGACAGTATTAGTACAAGGTTATAACTTCAAAAAAATACTCAGTATTAGTGTAGCCTTCTAGCAATGCACATGGACCATTGATGAGTGAACCTAGCTGTGGCACATCCTACTTGGCCCCGGCCGGCTTCTTTAGTCCCACTCCCACATGTAACTACCGTAGTTTAGATGAGTACATGTGAGGGATCTGGCCTCAATAATCCTCCAAGTACAAGCAATATTCTAATTGACGAGTACGTACACTTGCAGCAAGGAGCAGTCCTTGCAAGTTTACTGATCTCTGAAATCTGATTGGAACAGAGATGCCAGTTGGTGCATGCTGCAAACAACGAGTGACTCAAGATCGAACCATGTGATGAGGGATGGGAGCGAAAATGAAAAAAAACATTTAGTAGGTTAGTTTTCGAGTTTTTTCTACTTGAGTAAAAGGAAAATGGTACCCAGAAAATAAAAGCAACAGGAAACAAAACAATTTTTTTAATTGCATGTGACATTTCTAAGTTTTAACTTATTTAGCTGATAGTTACCAAAGGTAAATTCTTATTTTTTTCAACTCGAACATAGCACTTGTTTTATGATGTATCCCTTCGATCCGTCTATGCAAGGCATATTTTACTTTGACAAAAAAATCTAAATTTTATAATTCTTGACCAATAATTGGTTGATTAAATGCCATTTAACTGTACAAAAGTTGCATCAATGAATTAATATCCGAACTACTTTCTGAGATTATGTTGATTTTGTAGCAACCAGTAATAAAATATAGGGTAAACCAATGGCAAAAATGCACTTTGATATTTCTCATTCTAAAATGAGCCTCAAGGCTGAGAGAGCACCAAATATATGACTTATGAAGTATCGGTTACTCAATTACTCATTTCTATACGGTGTATGGCTACCATACGGTGTTTCCACTAACTCTTGTCAATTTCTAACCAATACCTATAAGCATCTatgatatatttttattttcgATTTGTTCATAATATTGATACCATATTCATATATGATAATACCATATTCTAATTTAATAAATGCGAAACCGACAACAATGTAAGTCTGTCCCGATCTTCTATGATCGTTTTCGTCTCTAAAATATTTTAATTAGTTTTTGAAGCAAGAAATATTTCAATTATTGAAAAAATATACTATTTGTTATTTTTGAACTTTTTTTACTATTTGTTATTCCGAAAAGGAGGCCTAGCAACGTCCGTATGTATACTAcccgcaaaaaaaaaaggttcGTATGCATACAGTCACGGGCCAAACAGAGTTCATGCACTCGTACATGCATTGTCTTTGGCAATAAAGTGTACGCGTATCCGCACATGCACGAAAAATGTGCGTGCACGGGCGGAGCGGGAGCAAAACAAGTCCATGATTGGTTCGGGCGGAGTGGTTAGGGCGGGGGCGGTCGCGATCGCAGCCTCCCGCTAGTTTAATCACGGCTCCCCATCCGGCCCGGCCCCAGGACGTCGCTCTCCGGCTCCCGCCCGCcaccctccctctcctctcctccgaGACGCAACACTGAGAGCGATCCGATCCAAAACGAACACCAATATCCAAGGCCGCGCCAAGCAAAAAAAATATCCCTCCGCGCACCGCGCGCACACccgcctgccgcccgccgctgccccgcTCTCTCCCTCGCCCGGCCGCCCGCCCTGCCCCGGTGCTCCCCGATGACAGCAGCGTCGCCCGCATAAAAAAAGGCGCCCACTAGCGCGCGCACCCGCATATACAAAcacgaagaggaggaggagagagagggatcATTGAAAGCTGCACCCATCATCGATCCGCCCCGGCCCGTTTGTTCGCCAccattccccccccccctccgacCCCCTCCCATCATTCGCCTCGCCCCAATACTCTCCGCCTTTCCCCCTCGTCGGAGCAGAAAATTTTTATGCGCGCTTTGGGAAAGCGCGAGTTAGTTTTGCTCTGAAGCTGCCTGCTTTTTATCCATCCGGAGCCGCGGGCGttgcagggggagcagaggcgagGCGGAGCTCCGTGCGCtgctccggccggccgggcgtgGGCaccgaggaggcggcggcggcgagtgaGCGAGCGAGGGATCTGCCCATGTCGTCGGCGGAGGACGGGTACTGCAGCTCGGATTCGCCGCGGGCGGAGTCCCCCGAGGAgtcgcaggcggcggcggacgcggaGTCGCCTCGCGCCGGGGCCAAGCGCGAGCGCGACCTCTGCGACATCcccgcctcgccgtcgtcgccgctgCCGGCAGCTAAGCGCAGGTACGGACGGGGTGAATCTGTCATGTCTCGTGTGTGCGTGCCTCCTGCACATGGAGAGAGAGAATTTGCATCTGTGCGCCCGTGACCCCTGCTGTACCGCCGCGCTACGGGAATCTAGAAATCGGGGCTACCACTAGAGAAGATCGCTGATTAGCTCTTTGTCCCTTTGTGTGCGAGCAGCCGGAGATCGGTGGAGAAGCGGGTCGTGTCGGTGCCGCTCGCCGAGTGCGGGGACCGGCCCAGGGGCGCCAGCGGGgaggggccgccgccgtcggacTCGTGGACGTGGCGCAAGTACGGGCAGAAGCCCATCAAGGGCTCACCCTACCCTCGGTAAGTAGCGGCCGCGCCACCCAATTTCCCTGCTGATTACTGGTTTGATTGCCGGTTGGTTAATTTGTGATGCTCTGCCCGAGCAGGGGGTACTACCGCTGCAGCAGCTCCAAGGGGTGCCCGGCGAGGAAGCAGGTGGAGCGCAGCCGCGCGGACCCCACCGTGCTGCTCGTCACCTACACCTTCGAGCACAATCACCCGTCGCCGCAGCCCAAGAGCAACAGCTGCCACCAGCAGGGCAAGGCGTCCccacggccggcggcgccgaAGCCTGAGCCGGCGGTTGAGCAGGCTGAGCTCGGTCCGGAGCATGAGCTGAAGACAGAGCCAGAAGCGCCGGAGCAGGAGCTGGAACCGGAGCAAGAACAGGAGCAGGAGCTGAAGGTTCTCGCGAGCCTGGCCGAGCCGGAAACGGTAACAACCGCAACGGTGGCGCCGGTGGCCGAGGAGGACGAAAGCTTCGACTTTGGGTGGTTCGACCAGTACCCGACGTGGCACCGGTCGGCGCTGTAcgcgccgctgctgccgccggaGGAGTGGGAGCGGGAGCTGCAGGGGGAGGACGCCCTGTTCGCGGGGCTCGGCGAGCTGCCCGAGTGCGCCGTCGTGTTCGGCCGCCGGCGCGAGCTCAGCCTCGCGGCCACCGCGCCGTGCTCCTGATGGCAGCTTATTCTCCTTTTCACCTTTCATCTTCCTTCAGATTTTTAGTTTTACTCGGAGCAATTTGGAGGTACTAGTACATAGCTAAGATCGACGCGCGGGGGGATTATCTGTTCGAGGCCGGCTCCTGCCTTGCTTTCTCTATCCGTGTTGATTgggtgcgcgcgcgcgtgcgtgcgttcGCCATCCAAGATTGTCCCGTGCCTTTCAGAAGTGGCTTGCGATGTGATTCCAACCCAAAAAGCAGCGAAAGGTTTCGCAATTTTTTTCTTCGGGCGCTTCGTCTCGCCATTTGTGATCATCCGATGGGGACACGGCTCGCGACGCGACGGCGTGGTGCGCtccgcctgcgcctgcgccaCAGGCCGCCGGCAGCGCCGAGCGCAGGCAGCGGCCTCGTCCGATGCGGAAGCG
Protein-coding sequences here:
- the LOC112894230 gene encoding probable WRKY transcription factor 65 gives rise to the protein MSSAEDGYCSSDSPRAESPEESQAAADAESPRAGAKRERDLCDIPASPSSPLPAAKRSRRSVEKRVVSVPLAECGDRPRGASGEGPPPSDSWTWRKYGQKPIKGSPYPRGYYRCSSSKGCPARKQVERSRADPTVLLVTYTFEHNHPSPQPKSNSCHQQGKASPRPAAPKPEPAVEQAELGPEHELKTEPEAPEQELEPEQEQEQELKVLASLAEPETVTTATVAPVAEEDESFDFGWFDQYPTWHRSALYAPLLPPEEWERELQGEDALFAGLGELPECAVVFGRRRELSLAATAPCS